CAGGTGTTAAATAAGGAGCCAGGGGAGGAGCAGCCCTGTGATGACCTGCTGCCATCACTGTCGACCCAGGGTTCAATAAAAGAAGCTGAGCTGGGATAGGAAGAGGAACTGCTGGGGTGACGGGCTGCAGGACGGTGGCACTAGCAGGTCGTCTGCCTGGCCGCAGCTTAGGAGCCTTACCTGCTCTGTTTGGCGGGAGGGCAAACTCATGCTGGAGTCCTGAGGGGGACGGTGCTTCGTCCAGCTTCTCCCGTGGAGGAGGCAGCTGTGAGCTGGCCACAACGATGTGGTCCTCTGCAGCAAGGCCCTGGGTGAGGACACTGATCTCCTGCGTGCTCTCCCTTCGATTAAACCTGCAATCAGAAAACTGTCACCATTACAATTAAATGTGatacttttatttcaaatgtcaaagtaaaaaaaaaataagcattgtGCTTACCACTGTGTCAGAGTCCTCTGATTGAGGacaaaaagctgcagagaggtggccTCCATCAGGGGGTGGCAGTCCAGCACCAGGTCTCAGATGTGGTGGTAGTCGGTGAGAACTTTGGTCCACCGAGGAAGCCGCACTCCATCCTTTTTTGTTGGGGACTTGTGCAATGAACACAATTTAATGCACAGAGCCTCAACTAGACGACTGGTGCTGGGCCACTGAGCCGGTCCCCCTGGAGGACCAATCAGGCTCCTCTTGACACTGTCCACACCCGGGGTGACGCCCGTATTCTTGGGGGCCTTAAAGCGGCCGTGTGCCAGCTGGGCTTGGTGCCTGGGTTGGTAATTGATCCTCCTCTTGtccaggtcagaggtcacaggcagatgacctctgacctgctgctcGTCCAGGTAGAGAGCCTGACGCAGGGTCACCAGGTACTCGGCCAAGTCCTGGACCTTATCCCAGCCTGGGATGCCGTCAGGTCCGAGGACTGCAGCCTGCATGAAagtattaaaatacaaaatacattacAGCATGTAAAATCTCAGTGATGTTGCACTGAAGCTAACGTGTCGTCTACTCACAGGGGCCTGGTCTGCAACGCTGGACCCAGCTGATGCTGCAGGACCAGAGGCTCCAGTTGGCTGGACAGAGcgctgcagaggaggaggcagaggagggagacagaggaggaggcagaggaggaggcagaggaggaggcagaggaggagacagaggaggaggcacaggaggaggcagaggaggaggcagaggaggagacagaggaggaggcagaggaggaggcagaggactcTGGTTGAGGCGCTGACGTAGATCTCCTCGGCTGGATGTGGACGGTGCAGAGGAAGAGGGGCTGGAGGCCTGCTGGACGCTGCTGTGTTCTGGAGCAAAGAGGACGGGCGCGGTCAGGTTCTCGGGTTCCTCCTCCACAAAGCCTTCATCGCGCACCGCCTCATCATCCATCAGCTCCACCAGCCGATCCTCTTCCTCTGGGTTGTCCATTACAGTCAGCGAACGACCAGACTGACTGTAAAGGTACTCCATCCCAAGAAGCTCCCCTGTAGAAGAACGCAGAATACAGATTATTAGTCAAGAATGTGAACTAAGGAAGTATTCAAACATGCACTCCATAGTGGTGGAAAGTAGCAGAGTAAAAAGTGAAAGTAGAAAGTGATGAAACTCCAGGCTCTTTCAGTCTCTGACCTGCTTTAGACTTTGTTTATTCATcaggaagaataaaaacatcttttaccactaaatgtgttgctttggtttctgtgcttttaaaatgGAGGATTCCTTTTAGCGCTGCATGTCAGTGTTGGTTGGTGGAAAGACGTCGGCATCAGCAAACCATGGATGCATCTCCAGAGAAACCActagaacagttttttcttctgccaACACGTCTGAGTTAAGGTTAATCATTCTTGCCTGTATGTGACCCAGGAGGCTGGTAGCGCTCGTCCAAGCTGAGTCGGTCCATGGCCTCCCTCTCAGCGCTGCTGTAGATCCTCAGCTCACAGCTTCCTCCATGCGGTCCTGGTTCCAGCATCAGACCCTCCAGGAGGTCGGCCTGGAAGTGGGCGTCGCTGGCACTGGTCCCTGCAGGGGAAACCAAGAAGATGACTTTTACTCTCTgcgtttaaaacaacaacattaaaagataaaatcagCCACCTGGGAAGAACCGATTTAGATGGAGGTGGAAGGACTCCAAGGAGGTGGAGCCACGAGCACAGCGGTAGCAGCAGAGGTCCACACCACCCTTCTTCAGTGTGCCTGTCTTCAGGTACAGAGAGAAGCCCTCTGGGTCCTGAATACAGGtgatgtgtctctgctgctccttccaGACCTGCTGAATGCACTCGTGGTCCACCAGTGGTCCTCCCAGAGTGTCCCTCCCCTTCTCACTGTCCATCTCATCGACCAGGGCCTTGATCCTCCTGGCGGTCTCCTCTGCTCCCCTGGTCCTCTTGCAGCAGTGAAGAGCCAACTGCCTCCTGGTGATCATCTGGTCCAGGGCCTTCTCAGAGACTGGACCAACTCCCTGGGCTAGAAGCTGCCCCTGCTTGGCCAGCCTAAGAGCAGCAACATCTGCCGGATCCAGCTCAGAGACGCACCTGGACAGAGTTCATGTTCTctgttagacttagactttagaccaggggtgtcaaactcattctggttgaggggccgcattcagcttaatctgatctcaagagggccacacgagttaactcattgcaagattaaatagaactaataaatgtggacttgttgatttttatattaagttaatttcacttttacacaatatattatgaataacctcagcgtttttaagaaaagtatgtgcaatttcaacaatacttttactcagttaaacatttacttgtgcattatgcataagaactgatcacagtgattatacaatgttaaaaacatttattcacattttttggaacttaaaaacactgtcctgcatgacaaaatacatcaaaattaagaaatgatgaTTGAAATgattgaatttttccacacctgaagcttaatctgctaattaaaacacagcgcccctcgtggacaatataggaactgcatattttcaattaaatgaagtacatgtttttttcaataattgttttatcattctcttccttttatcttgtccacttgtgaaagtcaaatctgatgagctctttgtggcatcttattgccacatggtcagacaggacactgggaaaaaaaaaaaaaaaatatatataatgataatgcatttagccacagggccgaactaaattgtttggcgggccggatccggcccgcgggccgtatgtttgacacccctacaataaatatacaaacaagATGAAGACTTTACCTGGACAGTGGAGCCATGAATATTCCATACAGCTGATGAGCCTCAGTGGTGACTCCTGCTGCAAAACGCCGCATGAAGTGCCAGATGTCCAGGCGCACCTGAAGCTCCCTCCACTCAGCGAACATGGCCCTGACCTGTGACTGTCCGTGGGGGCTGCAGCAGTCCCGCTCCACATACATTATGATAGGAGGTGCCACTCCTGCCTCCCTGTAGCGCCTCATAAGACCAGCCGCCATGGGCCACAGTCCATGgccctctgctgctgtcaggaccCACACCAGAACCTGGCCGTGCTCGTTGCCCACATTGGTGCACCACCCAGCTGTGTTGGCAGCTGCACCGGCCACTTTCTTGGTAAcctatgtaaaaaaacaagtaaaataaacacacatacacctatctatctatatatatatcagggTTCCTACCAGGGTGTCTACAAGTATAAACAAGTtaaatttaatactttttaagaccttttaatACCActtctaaattaaatttaagaCCAAACGTACGATGGaaatacaaatcaaaatgaCTGTTGAGTTTAAGAACGTCGACTAAATGTGTGTAATGCGAAAAGACAAACATGTCATTACAGtcctaaattatatttattacaatatttTCAGAACATTTAGGTCCCATGAACAAATGCTTATAAAATcaagtaaatatataaaatactgttccttcagaacaaaaataaataaaacaggggttgcgggggttgctgaaaacctttttcccgattataaaataattgtagccgtccagtggtttcaggggcttccatgctctctcgtctgtactggcctgcgtgtttataaggcagctgtatgtcgcggtacggaacacttgtcagcatttcacagactccctccgtcccttcaggcttttgctgtgtggatctggcaatctgataccatcaaccatcaacttactcttataacgatcttgtgatacgttatctgaagaagaaaaatacgcggagaactcgtcagtttctctgtttgcgtctgccattgtgttcgccttttgcctaccagtccggcgtgcatgcgcgaaaaacccgcatcaaaacaataacaatgaactaccctataggcCACCGCTGCGGTGCCGGTGTTATACATTTACATGtacatttgccaaaaaacgcaccccctgctattttactgaaatatacacttgtagctGATTTAACATTTCCTACATGTTTACAAATGTGTTCTAAGCTACCAGTATGAATTTCATGAgtctgggacaatttttagattaaaaacatagggggtgCATTTTTCGGCAGCcgtttgccaaaaaacgcacccccTGCTATCTATGAGGGGTTGGCACTTGTATGACtttattcctgtatatccatgtGTAGTTAAAGGATaagggtcagcaaatgcaaattctgcccgttaaaacaatgacagggcaattgttgctgtatgatctgCAGCCCAATTTGgaacttttaaacaggcttttgaaaaactttgataatttgctgttgTAATATTATAGAATTTTCAGAATACAAAcctagcagatgtgcataatcaaaaacaatATCATAAATACAAGTATAGAGCATTAAGTATTGTTAGAAAGGTCACGCTAttttctggaaaaatacattattgtatgagttaagttcttttCCGTTTTATGTCTCTttctttgtaagtttgaaatgtcccatgcccctgaatgcaccatagctttctgacagtcgcgaatgcatcacactggtctatgaacgctgtgctgttTACTGTAGAAGCAGTCTGATCTTCcgtttaagacaaagctttgcagtttcacaacTCACGTCggttctcacggtttattgttgtatgtGAATGACGAGAGACCACAACagataaatcagccgtacctcaaataaaaactttggatttaatggtgttcattacacccgtacttttgtaaacgaatctgccaaataaacaccgttttttttccacacatgaGGTATATTCAAACGTTTTGATATCactaatataagaacaagtaactccgttggtcacattttaatccgttttcttcgtcgatattcagctgtacagagcgaggcgcgctcccgcgacaccggccggccggcggggttcgcgcaccgctgcggttgctgtcacgcattttcccggcccgtccaccgggcgattcacacgaacgcgtttgagttggcaacactgagcgttgctcataagatggtgacgtcacgtgcgtaCCGCGCCAACAGTGCTCGGTCTGTGGCTGATGACGCCTCACGAGCACACGAGCCTGCTCAAGAACGcaaattgagaaacggccatcgACAACGCAGCGCATAGGCTACCGGAAAAAAATATTCGACCTAGCAGAACAGATTGCCCGTATTTTCACGGTGACGTGACACACCAATATTTAAGACCCATGCAAAATTTATTTAAGACAATTTAATACTTTTCAAGGCCTTATTTTGAGGAAAATCGATTTacgactttttaagactttttaaggaccCGCGGCCACCCTGTTCTCTGCTTGGCTGGacagcagcttctgcagctgcacctccaggGCAGCAACCAGGGCGTCCCTCTCCTTCCTCCAGCTCTCCATGGCCGCCTCCTTCTCCAGCAGCTTGGACTCCTGAGGAGGCAGGAGCAAACGGGTTACTGTTGGGCCCCTCGGCTGTTGGGCCAGCTCCTGGTCTGATGCTCCTCTTACTAAGAGGCTCTGCTGGCGGCAGTAGCGCTCTCGGTCTTCTGCAAACTTCCTCATTTCCTGGTTCCTCTTGTCTTCTGCAACTTTGGCTTGACCAATCAGAGACAGCTTCTCCTCCTGCCACCTCCTGCGTTCAGCCTGGCTCCTCTCTGTCAGGATCTACAGGAAAACATCTTCAGTTTCATGATTTGACTGAACTGATCTGGTCCACATCAGAAAACATCTGGTTCTACCTTTAAGCTCTCCTGAGCTCGTGAAGCTTCATCCTTGGCCAGGTCCAGGTCCTCTGAGGGCCCGCCGGctccctggttctgctgcagcacctTCTCCTTCAGCCTGTTTACCTCTGGAACGACACAGAACCGCTTTAACTCCTCAGACCTCCTGCCGCTCTCACtgactgttctccagttttccaCAACCTTAAACTATCTTATCGACTTTTCAGCTCCGACCGCGGTAAAATCTCGAGGTCGGGTGTGTTTGCTGACAAACTGTAAATTGTTGGAATTTATGGAGCAGAGGTTTCCTCTGGTTCAAAAGGAAACATCTTGAATCTGAAGCAGACAACGTCTACAGGCGTGACTCCTGATGCGCTGCTTGGCAGCAGAAACTGGGAtggatgcagaaaacattttagtcgTGGTTTTAAGACGTGCCTCAAAAATCTGGTTAAACTGAACTTTAAATCGGACCAGAGCAGCATTTAGGTTAGCATCTTTAAATGATGCTAAAAAATTCagcattacataaataaagaaGATTTATGAGTATTTATAGTCAGAGTCGgcttttatgtgtatttttatgACTGTCATGTTTGGCTGAATATGGGAGGCCGATGAagctgatgaagatgatgaaggtCTGAGTCCCTCATTGCAGAAAAGGATCAGACCTCCTTGTTGACAGTAGCTACGTTtaaatggacaaaagtaatcagaacaAACAGCCAATCGTAATATTATGATCGGATTTGcctcaatcagaatgaaattgtaatctggTGGTTTATTCAGactgataatctgatcaacgtTCACATAaacttgtcaggatcaagttagtCTGGATGAGGCAGACTGACCAGAGTGGACCCGACGTAAAAGTGACGTATTTCTGCGTTGGTGAGGTTTCGATGCAACCTTCCTGTTCGACGAaataaaagagctaaaaaatgttgctttactcagtaacgtttcaaccataattagaactTCCTGCAAGAACTTAATTAGAACTTCCTGGATGCTCAGAAGACTAACAAACACGTATAAAAACGCTTTGTTtagtattttttgttgttcagcaaagattgaagttcttcttctgtgtgtttttttagggaaacctgataactgcgcatgtcagatcgtattattattattattatgatggGTTTAATTGATTGAACCCATAACAACGGTACAACCTGATCATTTAATCTGATGGTGTAGCTTTGTGTCTTTGGTGCCTCACCAGCAGAGAGCTCCTGGAGGAGCCCCATCTTCTCCTCCAGGACCTGCTCCATCtgctcctgggtctcctcctgctCAGTCAGGGCCAGACGCATGTCCTCCATCACCCGCTGCTTGGCCTCCAGCTCTGCAGATGAACAGAGACACGGTGAACCAGCTCTCATCCAGACTTCACTCTGGTCGTCCCGAGGCTGCTTTAGTTCAGGATAAAAGACTTACACGGTAGAGGAAGCTTAATAAAAGAACATATTCCTCAGGgccctggctgctgctctttagAAAGAAACTGAGAGTGTGGTCGGccagaaacaagcaaccagctctatgCCCTCTaccttttaaaaggtttaaaagctCAAAGTCGCTGATATTAAGCAgacctggcaacactgctggaagcctggaacacagTGCTGAGTGTTTCTGGAGGTCCTTGTTCcccttttatcatttattacaCAAAGACTCTTTAAATTCACCAACTGAAATAGTTCA
This is a stretch of genomic DNA from Fundulus heteroclitus isolate FHET01 unplaced genomic scaffold, MU-UCD_Fhet_4.1 scaffold_75, whole genome shotgun sequence. It encodes these proteins:
- the LOC118561879 gene encoding uncharacterized protein LOC118561879, with product MEATSLQLFVLNQRTLTQWFNRRESTQEISVLTQGLAAEDHIVVASSQLPPPREKLDEAPSPSGLQHEFALPPNRAGKAPKLRPGRRPASATVLQPVTPAVPLPIPAQLLLLNPGSTVMAAGHHRAAPPLAPYLTPATQVAPAPTAPASVSRFTERNRRRRAEEEATGSQKQKYVREVAFNKCSKCGQPKTKEFGHSRFGSATFCPSASGANPWSSGWQNSGS